The proteins below come from a single Rhodanobacter sp. LX-99 genomic window:
- the hemA gene encoding glutamyl-tRNA reductase, translated as MPLIALGLNHLTAPVSLREQVAFDADAAGEALHELAREPGVEEAMILSTCNRTELYVGVAAGAEDIPQAWLNRHHHLTPGKLDEFLYRHDEDDAVRHMFRVATGLDSMVLGEPQILGQVKDAYQLAREAQSLKAPMDRLLQHTFAVAKRVRTDTRIGAHTVSVAFTAVRLAEQVFTDLKHACVLLIGAGDTIELAARHLAEKQVRRLIVANRTPETAQELAGRHGGYAIALADLPQHLAEADIVISSTAARQPIVTRTCVEQAMAVRKRRPMFMVDIAVPRDIEASVGELPDVYLYGIDDLRQVIDDNLRSRAAAAHEAEAIIDLQVERYMAWRRALTLRNPAVDMRQHAEVYRDEVLGKARAMLAHGKSPDEALAFLANTLTNKLLHHPSARLREAALNGDLDLLHAAGRLYGLDEEEAGTRGE; from the coding sequence ATGCCGCTGATCGCCCTTGGGCTCAATCACCTCACCGCGCCGGTCAGCCTGCGCGAACAGGTGGCGTTCGACGCGGACGCCGCGGGCGAGGCCCTGCACGAGCTGGCGCGCGAACCCGGCGTGGAGGAGGCGATGATCCTGTCCACCTGCAACCGCACCGAGCTGTACGTCGGCGTCGCGGCAGGCGCGGAGGACATCCCGCAGGCATGGCTGAATCGTCATCACCATCTGACCCCTGGCAAGCTGGATGAGTTCCTGTACCGGCACGACGAGGACGACGCCGTGCGCCACATGTTCCGCGTCGCCACCGGGCTGGACTCGATGGTGCTGGGCGAGCCGCAGATCCTCGGCCAGGTGAAGGACGCCTACCAGCTCGCGCGCGAGGCGCAGTCGCTGAAGGCGCCGATGGATCGCCTGCTGCAGCACACCTTCGCGGTGGCCAAGCGGGTGCGCACGGACACCCGCATCGGCGCGCACACGGTGTCGGTCGCGTTCACCGCGGTGCGCCTGGCCGAGCAGGTGTTCACCGACCTGAAGCACGCCTGCGTGCTGCTGATCGGCGCCGGCGACACCATCGAACTGGCCGCGCGGCACCTGGCCGAGAAGCAGGTGCGCCGGCTGATCGTCGCCAACCGCACGCCGGAAACCGCGCAGGAACTGGCCGGCCGCCACGGCGGCTACGCGATCGCGCTGGCCGACCTGCCGCAGCACCTGGCCGAAGCCGACATCGTGATTTCCTCCACCGCCGCGCGGCAGCCGATCGTGACCCGAACCTGTGTCGAGCAGGCCATGGCCGTGCGCAAACGCCGGCCGATGTTCATGGTCGACATCGCGGTGCCGCGCGACATCGAGGCCAGCGTGGGCGAGCTGCCCGACGTCTATCTCTACGGCATCGACGACCTGCGCCAGGTGATCGACGACAACCTGCGCTCGCGCGCCGCCGCCGCGCACGAGGCCGAGGCGATCATCGACCTGCAGGTGGAGCGCTACATGGCCTGGCGCCGCGCGCTGACCCTGAGGAACCCGGCCGTCGACATGCGCCAGCATGCCGAGGTCTATCGCGACGAGGTGCTGGGCAAGGCCCGCGCCATGCTGGCCCACGGCAAGTCGCCCGACGAGGCGCTGGCCTTCCTCGCCAACACGCTGACCAACAAGCTGCTGCACCACCCCAGCGCGCGCCTGCGCGAGGCCGCGCTGAACGGCGATCTCGACCTGCTGCACGCCGCCGGGCGGCTGTACGGGCTGGACGAAGAAGAGGCCGGGACGCGGGGCGAGTAG
- the prfA gene encoding peptide chain release factor 1, with protein sequence MTPSIRRKLEALAERHEEIGLLLSQPEVLADNTRFRELSQEYAQLEPVAASLREHDQAERELAETRAMLDDPELREMAVDDVRRLEQRLLDLDDELQLLLLPKDPRDEANLYLEVRAGTGGDEAAIFAGDLLRMYLRYAESRRWHVEILSEHEGEHGGYKEVVARIEGKGAYSRLKFESGTHRVQRVPETESQGRIHTSAATVAILPELDEIDDIEINPADLKVDTFRASGAGGQHVNKTDSAIRITHLPTGTVVECQEERSQHKNRARAMGLLKARLLDEAQSKQSAAQAQERRLQVGSGDRSQRIRTYNYPQGRITDHRINLTLYRLPEIMQGDLGELIDTLTREHQADLLQALGSA encoded by the coding sequence ATGACTCCTTCGATCCGCCGCAAGCTCGAGGCACTGGCCGAGCGCCATGAGGAAATAGGCCTGCTGCTGTCGCAGCCCGAGGTGCTCGCCGACAACACGCGCTTCCGTGAACTGTCGCAGGAATACGCCCAGCTCGAACCGGTCGCCGCCTCGCTGCGCGAGCACGACCAGGCCGAACGCGAGCTGGCCGAGACCCGCGCGATGCTGGACGACCCCGAGCTGCGCGAGATGGCGGTCGACGACGTGCGCCGGCTGGAGCAGCGCCTGCTCGACCTCGACGACGAACTGCAGCTCCTGCTGCTGCCGAAGGACCCGCGCGACGAGGCCAACCTGTATCTCGAAGTGCGCGCCGGCACCGGCGGCGACGAGGCGGCGATCTTCGCCGGCGACCTGCTGCGCATGTACCTGCGCTACGCCGAAAGCCGCCGCTGGCACGTCGAGATCCTCAGCGAGCACGAAGGCGAACACGGCGGCTACAAGGAGGTCGTGGCGCGCATCGAGGGCAAGGGCGCGTACTCGCGGCTGAAGTTCGAATCCGGCACGCATCGCGTGCAGCGCGTGCCGGAAACCGAGTCGCAGGGGCGCATCCACACCTCGGCGGCGACCGTGGCGATCCTGCCCGAACTGGACGAGATCGACGACATCGAGATCAACCCGGCCGACCTCAAGGTCGACACCTTCCGCGCCTCCGGCGCCGGCGGCCAGCACGTCAACAAGACCGACTCGGCGATCCGCATCACCCACCTGCCCACCGGCACCGTGGTGGAGTGCCAGGAAGAGCGCAGCCAGCACAAGAACCGCGCCCGCGCGATGGGCCTGCTGAAGGCGCGCCTGCTCGACGAGGCGCAGAGCAAGCAGAGCGCGGCGCAGGCGCAGGAACGCCGCCTGCAGGTCGGCTCCGGCGACCGCAGCCAGCGCATCCGCACCTACAACTACCCGCAGGGCCGGATCACCGACCACCGCATCAACCTCACCCTGTACCGCCTGCCCGAGATCATGCAGGGCGACCTGGGCGAACTGATCGACACGCTGACCCGCGAACACCAGGCCGACCTGCTGCAGGCGCTGGGCAGCGCCTGA
- the ppk2 gene encoding polyphosphate kinase 2, translating into MGKRYRNAMKKLQLDLVRLQHGLRSSGKRLLVIFEGRDAAGKGGTIKAITESLDTRGYRIVALPKPSEAEAGQWYFQRYVAHLPGAGEFVLFDRSWYNRAVVEPAMGFCSSDQYEAFLDAVPAFEKLLADDGIILIKYWLAVDQAEQEQRFAERADDPLKCWKLSPVDLVARQKYAEMGRLRDAMIERTHADHAPWFVVDFNDQKRGRINLIRHLLQQPPLHEEAMPAVKLPKLKGKPKNEHVTDQASWVPDTF; encoded by the coding sequence ATGGGCAAGCGCTACCGCAACGCGATGAAGAAACTGCAGCTCGACCTGGTGCGGCTGCAGCACGGCCTGCGCAGCAGCGGCAAGCGGCTGCTGGTGATCTTCGAAGGCCGTGATGCCGCCGGCAAGGGCGGCACCATCAAGGCCATCACCGAGAGCCTGGACACCCGAGGCTACCGCATCGTGGCCCTGCCCAAACCCAGCGAGGCCGAAGCCGGCCAGTGGTACTTCCAGCGCTACGTCGCCCACCTGCCCGGCGCCGGCGAGTTCGTGCTGTTCGACCGCAGCTGGTACAACCGCGCGGTGGTGGAACCGGCGATGGGCTTCTGCAGCAGCGACCAGTACGAAGCCTTCCTCGACGCCGTACCGGCGTTCGAAAAGCTGCTCGCCGACGACGGCATCATCCTCATCAAGTACTGGCTCGCGGTGGACCAAGCCGAGCAGGAACAGCGCTTCGCCGAGCGCGCCGACGATCCGCTGAAATGCTGGAAGCTCTCGCCGGTGGACCTGGTCGCGCGCCAGAAGTACGCCGAGATGGGCCGGCTGCGCGACGCGATGATCGAGCGCACGCATGCCGACCATGCACCGTGGTTCGTGGTCGATTTCAACGACCAGAAGCGCGGCCGGATCAACCTGATCCGCCACCTGCTGCAGCAGCCGCCGCTGCACGAGGAAGCCATGCCTGCGGTGAAACTGCCGAAGCTCAAGGGCAAGCCGAAGAACGAGCACGTCACCGACCAGGCGTCGTGGGTGCCCGATACGTTCTAG
- a CDS encoding acylphosphatase yields the protein MPTARFIVSGRVQGVCYRASAREQALALGLAGHAKNRRDGSVEVLAGGTAQALDALERWLRRGPPAARVESVGREDLPEQDLHGFHTG from the coding sequence ATGCCGACGGCGCGGTTCATCGTCAGCGGTCGGGTGCAGGGCGTGTGCTATCGCGCCAGCGCCCGCGAGCAGGCGTTGGCTCTTGGCCTTGCCGGCCATGCGAAGAACCGGCGCGACGGCAGCGTCGAGGTGCTGGCCGGCGGCACGGCGCAGGCGCTCGATGCGCTGGAACGCTGGCTGCGGCGGGGACCGCCCGCCGCACGGGTCGAGTCGGTCGGCCGCGAGGACTTGCCGGAGCAGGATCTGCACGGCTTCCACACCGGCTAG
- a CDS encoding TlpA disulfide reductase family protein has product MTVLSFLSRPAAVLAAAFAFAMPVQAAMPAQPTLHVTTLDGKTFDLAAQRGKWVIVNYWATWCVPCIKEMPDISRFVAAHKNVVAIGLAYEDSEPADIKAFLAKHPVAYPIAQVTLDQPPKDFDEPRGLPTTYLIGPDGKVAKHIVGPVTEASLEGLIGGK; this is encoded by the coding sequence ATGACCGTGCTCTCCTTCCTGTCCCGCCCGGCGGCCGTCCTGGCCGCAGCGTTCGCGTTCGCCATGCCCGTGCAGGCGGCGATGCCGGCGCAGCCGACCCTGCACGTCACCACGCTGGACGGCAAGACGTTCGACCTGGCCGCGCAGCGCGGCAAATGGGTGATCGTCAACTACTGGGCGACCTGGTGCGTGCCGTGCATCAAGGAGATGCCGGACATCTCGCGCTTCGTCGCCGCGCACAAGAACGTGGTGGCGATCGGGCTGGCCTACGAGGACAGCGAACCGGCCGACATCAAGGCGTTCCTGGCCAAGCATCCGGTGGCGTACCCGATCGCCCAGGTCACCCTGGACCAGCCGCCGAAGGATTTCGACGAGCCGCGCGGCCTGCCCACCACCTACCTGATCGGCCCCGACGGCAAGGTGGCCAAACACATCGTGGGGCCGGTGACCGAGGCGTCGCTGGAAGGCCTGATCGGAGGCAAGTGA
- a CDS encoding YihY family inner membrane protein: MIRRFNRERTKSFSRFIWQRFVDDKCFETAGALSYTTLVSLVPLTVAVFAMFSAFPVFQPARDTLINFVFENFVPSTGEAVQATMLGFAANASKLTGISILVMLFSALSMMISIEDRLNRIWRVHQARSWGSRLLLYWAALTLGPILVVGGIAVTSYVTAAPLLHSAADQLGGVTQSLLGTLPFLVTFFTLWLMYSVIPNCKVSRRDAAIGALLGAVLFEIARWGFGQFVQQAQTYQQIYGVLAAIPIFLLWIYLSWVIVILAASIAASASAFEYHAPMQTLPEGAEFLGLLVVLRHFVEAQRSGDCVDPADLRVREPYLRSALIADYFDDLQQAELIRRGETGGWLLCRSLDSTDLLRVYRHTDYRLPLRPQEEAAALGIALPPELLALLAELAAALQAKLGTRLDQIYPPAAGPAADTEELPA; this comes from the coding sequence ATGATCCGGCGCTTCAACCGCGAACGCACGAAGAGCTTCAGCCGCTTCATCTGGCAGCGCTTCGTCGACGACAAGTGCTTCGAGACGGCGGGTGCGTTGTCGTACACCACCCTGGTCTCGCTGGTGCCGCTGACGGTGGCGGTGTTCGCGATGTTCTCGGCGTTCCCGGTGTTCCAGCCGGCGCGCGACACGCTGATCAACTTCGTGTTCGAGAATTTCGTGCCGTCGACCGGCGAGGCGGTGCAGGCGACCATGCTGGGGTTTGCGGCGAATGCCAGCAAGCTCACCGGCATCAGCATCCTGGTGATGCTGTTCAGCGCGTTGTCGATGATGATCAGCATCGAGGACCGGCTGAACCGGATCTGGCGCGTGCACCAGGCGCGCAGCTGGGGTTCGCGCCTGCTGCTGTACTGGGCGGCGCTGACGCTGGGGCCGATCCTGGTGGTCGGCGGCATCGCGGTGACCTCGTACGTGACCGCGGCGCCGCTGCTGCACAGCGCCGCCGACCAGCTCGGCGGGGTCACCCAGAGCCTGCTGGGCACGCTGCCGTTCCTGGTGACGTTCTTCACGCTGTGGCTGATGTATTCGGTGATCCCGAACTGCAAGGTGTCGCGCCGCGACGCGGCGATCGGCGCGCTGCTCGGCGCGGTGCTGTTCGAGATCGCGCGCTGGGGTTTCGGCCAGTTCGTGCAGCAGGCGCAGACCTACCAGCAGATCTACGGCGTGCTGGCGGCGATCCCGATCTTCCTGCTGTGGATCTACCTGTCGTGGGTGATCGTGATCCTGGCTGCGTCGATCGCGGCCTCCGCATCCGCGTTCGAATACCACGCACCGATGCAGACGCTGCCCGAAGGCGCCGAGTTCCTCGGGCTGCTGGTGGTGCTGCGCCATTTCGTCGAGGCCCAGCGCAGCGGCGACTGCGTGGACCCGGCCGACCTGCGCGTGCGCGAGCCGTACCTGCGCAGCGCGCTGATCGCCGACTACTTCGACGACCTGCAGCAGGCCGAGCTGATCCGGCGCGGCGAAACCGGCGGCTGGCTGCTGTGCCGCAGCCTGGACAGCACCGACCTGCTGCGCGTGTACCGGCACACCGACTACCGTCTGCCGCTGCGGCCGCAGGAAGAGGCGGCCGCACTGGGCATCGCGCTGCCGCCGGAACTGCTGGCGCTGCTGGCCGAACTGGCCGCGGCGCTGCAGGCCAAGCTGGGCACCCGGCTCGACCAGATCTATCCCCCTGCCGCCGGCCCGGCGGCTGACACCGAGGAACTCCCCGCATGA
- the wrbA gene encoding NAD(P)H:quinone oxidoreductase: MNHEILVLYYSRSGHTAQLARLVARGVEEVPGMRARLRQVPPVAPVTETAQPPEPEDGAPYVQKQDLLDCVGLAMGSPTRFGNMAAPLKYFLDTTGAEWASGTLVGKPAALFTSTSTMHGGQETTLLSMALPLLHHGMLLLGVPYTEPALTATQSGGTPYGASHVAGAKGDNPISDHERELARALGRRLADVARRLADTP; encoded by the coding sequence ATGAATCACGAGATCCTGGTCCTGTACTACAGCCGCAGCGGCCACACCGCCCAGCTGGCGCGGCTGGTCGCCCGCGGCGTCGAGGAAGTGCCCGGCATGCGCGCGCGCCTGCGCCAGGTGCCGCCGGTGGCGCCGGTGACCGAAACCGCACAACCGCCGGAACCCGAGGACGGCGCGCCGTACGTGCAGAAGCAGGACCTGCTCGACTGCGTCGGGCTGGCCATGGGCAGCCCCACCCGCTTCGGCAACATGGCGGCGCCGCTGAAATATTTTCTCGACACCACCGGCGCCGAGTGGGCCAGCGGCACGCTGGTCGGCAAGCCGGCGGCGCTGTTCACCTCCACCAGCACCATGCACGGCGGCCAGGAAACCACGTTGCTGAGCATGGCGCTGCCGCTGCTGCATCACGGCATGCTGCTGCTCGGCGTGCCGTATACCGAGCCGGCGCTGACCGCCACGCAAAGCGGCGGCACCCCCTACGGCGCGAGCCACGTCGCCGGCGCCAAGGGCGACAACCCGATCAGCGACCACGAACGCGAACTGGCACGTGCGCTGGGCCGGCGCCTGGCCGACGTGGCCCGCCGCCTGGCGGATACGCCATGA
- a CDS encoding DUF2069 domain-containing protein translates to MTAATRAPILPVYRVGLAAWALLVVLQLAWHAWLFPPQSLPAWLVLAITVIPLLLPLLAIRDVRRALLWVGILSLFYFCHGVSEAWSSAGERWLAIAEIVLTVLLIAALGAGVKRRPPATPPTRD, encoded by the coding sequence ATGACCGCGGCCACGCGCGCACCCATCCTGCCCGTCTATCGCGTCGGCCTGGCCGCCTGGGCCTTGCTCGTCGTACTGCAACTCGCCTGGCATGCCTGGCTGTTCCCGCCGCAGAGCCTGCCGGCCTGGCTGGTGCTGGCGATCACCGTGATTCCCCTGTTGCTGCCGTTGCTGGCGATCCGCGACGTGCGCCGCGCCCTGCTCTGGGTCGGCATCCTCAGCCTGTTCTACTTCTGCCACGGCGTGTCCGAGGCCTGGAGTTCGGCGGGCGAGCGCTGGCTGGCGATCGCGGAAATCGTGCTGACCGTGCTGCTGATCGCGGCGCTGGGCGCCGGGGTGAAGCGGCGACCGCCGGCTACGCCGCCAACGCGCGA